A portion of the Luteolibacter yonseiensis genome contains these proteins:
- a CDS encoding addiction module protein: MKGLEQITKDAMDLPPRQKIALAGFLLETTSIENDPDAEAAWDHEIGERIHAIDQGWVTGVPYSEVMTAAKRLLAQ, encoded by the coding sequence GTGAAAGGACTCGAACAAATCACCAAAGACGCGATGGATCTGCCGCCCCGGCAGAAGATAGCACTCGCGGGATTTCTGCTTGAGACCACATCCATCGAGAACGATCCGGATGCCGAAGCGGCATGGGATCATGAAATTGGCGAACGCATCCATGCCATCGATCAGGGCTGGGTTACCGGCGTTCCATACTCCGAGGTGATGACGGCGGCGAAGCGACTCCTGGCGCAATGA
- a CDS encoding type II toxin-antitoxin system RelE/ParE family toxin yields the protein MTIRFIDEALEEFLDAISYYEEAGSGLGERFQNEVDRCVSSIAARPEIYRIRSGTHRRINLRMFPYYIPYVIKNEILWVLAVAHSSRRPSYWISRRKPVD from the coding sequence ATGACGATCCGCTTCATCGACGAAGCATTGGAAGAATTCCTCGACGCTATTTCCTATTACGAAGAAGCCGGATCCGGGTTGGGTGAACGATTCCAAAATGAAGTGGATCGATGTGTTTCATCGATCGCCGCTCGTCCGGAAATCTATCGAATCCGCTCCGGAACCCATCGACGCATCAATCTCAGGATGTTTCCCTATTACATTCCATATGTGATTAAAAATGAAATCTTGTGGGTGCTGGCTGTCGCGCATTCCAGCCGCCGCCCCAGCTATTGGATTTCACGGCGAAAACCGGTTGACTGA
- the typA gene encoding translational GTPase TypA, whose protein sequence is MSLKIRNLAIIAHVDHGKTTLVDQLLQAGGTYRENQATQERAMDSMDLEREKGITIKAKNTAILWEGYTINIVDTPGHADFGAEVERVMKMVDGVLLVVDASGGPQAQTRFVLRKAMQEGLKPIVVVNKIDRPLATPEKVHDQVLELLMDLDADEDQFNAPFCYGSARDGYFMDSPDDERKDCIPLLKKIIEHIPAPKADPDAPFLMLVSNIEWDEYVGRVAVGKVLGGSVKKGDTVYLLREDGSKVQSKVMKTFTYSGLATADSEGCGAGGIVGIAAGIENIAIGETIAGTPDQEPLPFVAIDPPTVSMQFSINDGPLAGKEGKHVTSRAIRERLMRELKTNISITVEDTDTSGVFNVSARGSMQIAVLVEQMRREGFEVLVSRPVVIFRRDDAGKLLEPFETLYVEAPGDYTQGILKILMNRKGLMEHMDTEASGRVFIQATIPTRGLIGFETELVNLTSGHGIMSHLFKEYAPHAGDIQNRTTGTLVSMDSGAATPFSLQTLEERGILFVAPGDAVYGGMLVGENPRVGDLPVNPVKEKHLDNMRSSGKDKTSKLTPALRFSLERAIEYIDADELVEATPQNIRLRKRILDANARKRAAKGPNVEDRSNRG, encoded by the coding sequence ATGTCCTTGAAAATTCGCAATCTCGCCATCATCGCCCACGTTGACCATGGGAAAACCACGCTCGTCGACCAGCTTCTCCAAGCCGGTGGAACCTACCGTGAGAACCAGGCCACACAAGAGCGCGCCATGGACTCCATGGACCTCGAGCGCGAGAAGGGCATCACCATCAAGGCGAAGAATACCGCCATTCTCTGGGAAGGCTACACCATCAACATCGTCGACACCCCGGGCCACGCCGACTTCGGTGCCGAGGTGGAGCGCGTGATGAAGATGGTCGATGGCGTTCTGCTCGTCGTGGACGCTTCCGGCGGCCCGCAGGCGCAGACCCGCTTCGTGCTCCGCAAGGCGATGCAGGAAGGCCTCAAGCCGATCGTCGTCGTCAACAAGATCGACCGCCCTCTCGCGACTCCTGAAAAGGTCCACGACCAGGTGCTCGAGCTCCTCATGGACCTGGACGCCGATGAGGACCAGTTCAACGCGCCATTCTGTTACGGCTCCGCCCGTGACGGCTATTTCATGGACAGCCCGGATGACGAGCGCAAGGACTGCATCCCGCTCCTCAAGAAGATCATCGAACACATCCCGGCTCCGAAGGCGGATCCGGACGCTCCTTTCCTCATGCTCGTCTCCAACATCGAGTGGGACGAATACGTCGGCCGCGTGGCCGTCGGCAAGGTCCTCGGCGGCAGCGTGAAAAAGGGCGACACCGTTTACCTTCTCCGCGAGGACGGTTCCAAGGTCCAGTCCAAGGTCATGAAGACCTTCACCTACTCCGGTCTCGCCACGGCGGACTCGGAAGGCTGTGGCGCGGGCGGCATCGTCGGCATCGCCGCCGGCATTGAAAACATCGCCATCGGTGAAACCATCGCCGGCACTCCGGACCAGGAACCGCTTCCATTCGTCGCCATCGACCCGCCGACGGTCTCGATGCAGTTCTCCATCAACGACGGCCCGCTCGCCGGCAAGGAAGGCAAGCACGTCACCTCCCGCGCCATCCGCGAGCGCCTGATGCGCGAGCTGAAGACCAACATTTCCATCACTGTCGAGGACACCGACACCTCCGGTGTCTTCAACGTCTCCGCCCGTGGATCGATGCAGATCGCCGTCCTCGTCGAGCAGATGCGCCGTGAAGGATTCGAGGTCCTCGTTTCCCGTCCGGTCGTGATCTTCCGCCGCGACGACGCCGGCAAGCTCCTCGAACCGTTCGAAACCCTCTACGTCGAAGCTCCCGGTGACTACACGCAGGGCATCCTGAAGATCCTCATGAACCGCAAGGGCCTCATGGAACACATGGACACCGAGGCCTCCGGCCGCGTGTTCATCCAGGCGACCATCCCGACCCGCGGCCTCATCGGCTTCGAGACCGAGCTCGTCAACCTGACCTCCGGCCACGGCATCATGTCCCACCTCTTCAAGGAATACGCCCCGCACGCCGGCGACATCCAGAACCGCACGACCGGCACGCTGGTTTCCATGGATTCCGGAGCCGCCACACCGTTCTCCCTGCAAACCTTGGAAGAGCGCGGCATCCTCTTCGTCGCTCCCGGCGACGCGGTCTACGGTGGCATGCTCGTGGGTGAGAACCCGCGCGTCGGCGACCTTCCGGTAAACCCTGTGAAGGAAAAGCACCTCGACAACATGCGTTCCTCCGGCAAGGACAAGACCTCCAAGCTCACGCCCGCCCTCCGCTTCTCGCTCGAGCGCGCCATCGAATACATCGATGCCGACGAACTCGTGGAAGCCACCCCGCAGAACATCCGTCTCCGCAAGCGCATCCTCGACGCGAACGCCCGCAAGCGCGCCGCCAAGGGACCGAACGTGGAAGACCGCAGCAACCGCGGCTGA
- a CDS encoding efflux transporter outer membrane subunit yields MKSFSLLTFLLLAACKPLGPDHQTPVINLPVSFSNGGVDWTKRSPDSLPKPRSWWKLYNDGTLDGLVEQALANNQELTGAAARVKQARALSRAARGRYFPSIDIGASASRSKSRDNGVENNVSVPGDLSYELDVWGKVRRQVESANALADASQENFSALRLTVVGEVAQTYWALRAVDADRDLLARTIELRRKGFDIMSQQEGAGSISALDLSRARGEVATAEAEKYRLDQDRIELQNAIAVLTGRAAGGLSLPAKTELPGPPSVPVSLPSEVLLQRPDIRAAERRVAAANADIGASIAAYYPSFQINGSGGFSAGSGGQLFKSSALVWAIGPNVSVPIVDQKFLRDRRDAAIAAHEAAGAEYRQIVLDAVREVENALQASSVIVRRQSAQNEATAAARETADLSTQRYDAGLVGYLDVVDAERTRLEAERLGNAVRAERLALSVQLAKAVGGEW; encoded by the coding sequence ATGAAATCATTTTCACTTCTGACATTCCTCCTTCTCGCCGCCTGCAAACCTCTCGGGCCGGATCATCAGACGCCCGTCATCAATCTTCCCGTGTCGTTCTCGAACGGCGGGGTGGATTGGACAAAGCGCTCGCCGGATTCGCTGCCGAAACCCCGTTCCTGGTGGAAACTCTACAACGACGGAACCCTCGATGGTCTCGTGGAGCAGGCGCTGGCGAACAATCAGGAACTGACCGGAGCCGCCGCCCGTGTGAAGCAGGCGCGCGCGCTCAGCCGGGCCGCGCGGGGGCGCTATTTCCCGAGCATCGACATCGGGGCGTCCGCCTCCCGCTCGAAGTCCCGCGACAACGGGGTGGAGAACAACGTCAGTGTTCCGGGGGATCTCTCCTACGAGCTCGATGTCTGGGGAAAGGTCCGCCGCCAGGTGGAATCCGCCAACGCCCTGGCCGACGCGAGTCAGGAAAATTTCAGCGCGCTGCGGCTTACCGTCGTCGGGGAGGTCGCCCAGACGTATTGGGCGCTGCGGGCGGTCGATGCCGACCGCGACCTGCTCGCCCGGACCATTGAATTGCGGCGGAAAGGGTTCGACATCATGAGCCAGCAGGAAGGCGCCGGTTCCATCAGCGCGCTCGATCTTTCCCGGGCGCGCGGCGAGGTCGCGACGGCGGAGGCGGAGAAATACCGCTTGGACCAGGACCGCATCGAGCTGCAGAACGCGATCGCCGTGCTCACGGGACGTGCGGCGGGCGGCTTGTCCCTTCCCGCGAAAACCGAACTGCCCGGCCCTCCATCCGTTCCCGTCAGCCTGCCGTCCGAGGTGTTGCTCCAGCGTCCCGACATCCGCGCCGCCGAACGTCGTGTCGCCGCCGCGAACGCGGACATCGGTGCGTCCATCGCAGCCTACTACCCGTCGTTTCAAATCAACGGCAGCGGAGGATTCTCAGCAGGGTCGGGTGGCCAGCTTTTCAAATCCTCCGCACTGGTATGGGCCATCGGACCCAATGTGTCCGTTCCCATCGTGGATCAGAAATTCCTGCGCGACCGCAGGGATGCCGCCATCGCTGCTCACGAGGCGGCCGGCGCGGAATACCGCCAGATCGTGCTCGACGCGGTCCGTGAGGTCGAGAACGCCCTGCAAGCCTCCTCGGTGATCGTCCGCCGCCAGAGCGCCCAGAACGAAGCCACCGCCGCCGCCCGCGAGACCGCGGATCTCTCCACCCAGCGCTACGACGCCGGCCTCGTCGGCTACCTCGATGTGGTGGACGCGGAAAGAACCCGCCTCGAAGCCGAACGCCTCGGCAACGCCGTCCGCGCCGAACGCCTGGCCTTGTCCGTGCAACTGGCGAAAGCGGTGGGCGGGGAATGGTGA
- a CDS encoding efflux RND transporter permease subunit, with translation MNFSDFFIKRPIFAGVLSIVTFLVGAISLWTLPVSEYPEVIPPTVVVRAVYPGANPKTIAETVSTPLEQSINGVENSIYMFSQATSDGVMTLTVTFKLGTNPDDAQVQVQNRVAQALPKLPEEVRRLGVTTIKSSPDLTMVVHLLSPDNRFDDIYVRNYATLQVRDVLTRLPGVGQVQLFGSGDYAMRIWLDPNKVAARGMTSGDVVAAIREQNVQVAAGAVGQQPNPQSADTELLINTKGRLVTEQEFEEIVVKIGEHGERTLLRDVARVELGASEYALRSLLSNKTAVAIPIFQLPGSNSIELSNNVRKTMETLKADFPDGLDYKIAYDPTVFVRHSIDAVVHTLLEAILLVVLVVILFLQTWRASIIPLAAVPVSLVGTFAVMHMLGFSINALSLFGLVLAIGIVVDDAIVVVENVERNIALGFSPVEATRRAMREVTGPIVATALVLSAVFIPTAFISGLSGQFYKQFAITIAISTVISAFNSLTLSPALAALLLRDHHAPKDGLSKVMDKGLGWLFRPFNRFFEWASEKYSAGVARLIRRSAIALIVYAGLIALTFLVFKKVPSGFVPAQDKQYLVAFAQLPEGASLERTDAVIRRMGDIMLKHPGVSDSIAFPGLSINGFTNSPNSGIAFVNLKPFEDRKGEGMSGPEIAAQLNKEFSEIQDAFIAVVPPPPVNGLGTTGGFKLYVEDRAGLGYDELFTATQALVAKANQTPGLAGAFSGFTVNTPQLEAEIDRGKAKQQGVPLGNIFEAMQINLGSLYVNDFNRFGRTYQVVAQADAKFRTNAEDITKLKTRNLDGKMVPLGSVMKVNETYGPDRAMRYNGYSAAEINGGPAPGYSSGQAEAIMEKIAAETLPKGMVLDWTDLTYQKIIAGNTGMVIFPLSIMLVFLVLAAQYESFRLPFAVLLIVPTALLAAMTGVWLTDGDNNIFTQIGLIVLIGLAAKNAILIVEFAVKLREEGKGVVEAAVEASRLRLRPILMTSIAFIAGVFPLVVASGAGAEMRTAMGVAVFAGMIGVTFFGLFLTPIFYVVLERVGVKKPQPEIQS, from the coding sequence ATGAACTTCTCAGACTTCTTCATCAAACGACCGATCTTCGCGGGCGTGCTATCGATCGTGACCTTCCTCGTCGGGGCGATCTCCCTCTGGACGCTGCCGGTCAGCGAGTATCCCGAGGTCATTCCTCCCACCGTCGTGGTGCGCGCCGTCTACCCCGGCGCGAACCCGAAAACCATCGCCGAAACGGTCTCCACGCCGCTGGAGCAATCGATCAACGGGGTGGAAAACTCGATCTACATGTTTTCCCAGGCGACCAGCGACGGCGTGATGACGCTGACGGTCACCTTCAAGCTCGGCACGAATCCCGACGACGCGCAGGTGCAGGTGCAGAACCGCGTGGCGCAGGCGCTGCCGAAGCTCCCGGAGGAAGTCCGGCGGCTGGGCGTGACCACCATCAAGAGTTCGCCGGACCTGACGATGGTCGTCCACCTGCTTTCGCCGGACAACCGCTTCGACGACATCTACGTGAGAAACTACGCGACGCTGCAGGTGCGTGACGTGCTCACCCGCCTGCCCGGCGTCGGCCAGGTGCAGCTCTTCGGCTCCGGCGACTACGCGATGCGGATCTGGCTGGATCCGAACAAGGTGGCGGCGCGCGGGATGACCTCCGGCGACGTGGTCGCGGCCATCCGTGAACAGAACGTCCAGGTCGCGGCGGGAGCCGTCGGCCAGCAGCCGAACCCGCAGTCGGCGGACACCGAACTGCTGATCAACACGAAGGGGCGTCTTGTCACCGAACAGGAGTTCGAGGAGATCGTCGTGAAAATCGGCGAGCACGGCGAACGAACCCTGCTGCGGGATGTCGCGCGCGTCGAACTCGGCGCGTCCGAATACGCGCTGCGCTCGCTGCTCAGCAACAAGACCGCCGTCGCGATTCCCATTTTCCAACTTCCCGGCTCCAACTCCATCGAGCTCTCCAACAATGTCCGCAAGACCATGGAAACCCTGAAGGCGGATTTCCCGGATGGCCTCGACTACAAGATCGCCTACGACCCGACCGTCTTCGTCCGGCACTCCATCGACGCGGTGGTGCACACGCTGCTGGAGGCGATCCTGCTGGTGGTGCTGGTGGTGATCCTCTTTTTGCAAACCTGGCGGGCCTCGATCATCCCGCTCGCCGCCGTGCCGGTCTCGCTGGTCGGCACCTTCGCGGTCATGCACATGCTCGGCTTCTCGATCAACGCGCTTTCGTTGTTCGGCCTCGTGCTGGCCATCGGCATCGTCGTGGACGACGCCATCGTGGTCGTGGAGAACGTGGAGCGGAACATCGCCCTCGGTTTCTCACCGGTGGAGGCCACGCGGCGGGCGATGCGAGAGGTGACCGGGCCCATCGTCGCGACAGCGCTGGTGTTGTCCGCGGTGTTCATCCCCACGGCTTTCATCAGCGGCCTGAGCGGCCAGTTCTACAAACAGTTCGCCATCACCATCGCGATCTCCACGGTGATTTCCGCGTTCAACTCGCTCACGCTTTCCCCCGCGCTCGCGGCGCTTCTGCTGCGTGACCACCATGCGCCGAAGGACGGGCTTTCGAAGGTCATGGACAAGGGGCTCGGCTGGTTGTTCCGCCCGTTCAACCGCTTCTTCGAGTGGGCTTCCGAAAAATACTCCGCCGGGGTGGCGCGGTTGATCCGCCGCAGCGCCATCGCGCTGATCGTGTATGCCGGGTTGATCGCCCTGACCTTCCTGGTGTTCAAGAAAGTGCCGTCCGGCTTCGTGCCCGCGCAGGACAAGCAATATCTCGTCGCCTTCGCCCAGCTTCCGGAGGGTGCCTCGCTGGAGCGCACGGACGCGGTCATCCGGCGCATGGGTGACATCATGCTCAAGCACCCCGGCGTCAGCGACTCCATCGCGTTTCCCGGGCTTTCCATCAACGGCTTCACCAACAGCCCGAACTCCGGCATCGCGTTCGTGAACCTCAAGCCCTTCGAAGACCGCAAGGGGGAGGGCATGTCCGGTCCGGAAATCGCCGCGCAGCTCAACAAGGAGTTTTCGGAAATCCAGGACGCGTTCATCGCCGTCGTTCCTCCGCCTCCGGTCAACGGACTGGGCACGACGGGCGGCTTCAAACTCTACGTGGAGGATCGTGCGGGCCTCGGCTACGACGAGCTTTTCACCGCCACGCAGGCCCTGGTCGCGAAGGCGAACCAGACGCCGGGACTGGCCGGCGCGTTCTCCGGATTCACCGTGAACACGCCCCAGCTTGAGGCCGAGATCGACCGCGGAAAGGCCAAGCAGCAGGGCGTGCCGCTTGGGAACATTTTCGAGGCGATGCAGATCAACCTGGGTTCGCTTTATGTGAACGACTTCAACCGCTTCGGCCGGACCTACCAGGTGGTGGCGCAGGCGGACGCCAAATTCCGCACGAACGCGGAGGACATCACCAAGCTCAAGACCCGCAACCTGGACGGCAAGATGGTGCCGCTCGGCTCCGTGATGAAGGTGAACGAGACCTATGGTCCCGACCGCGCGATGCGCTACAACGGCTACTCCGCCGCGGAGATCAACGGCGGCCCCGCCCCCGGATACAGCTCCGGCCAGGCCGAGGCCATCATGGAGAAAATCGCCGCCGAGACACTGCCGAAGGGCATGGTGCTGGATTGGACGGACCTGACCTACCAGAAGATCATCGCGGGCAACACCGGCATGGTCATCTTCCCGCTCAGCATCATGCTGGTGTTCCTGGTGCTGGCCGCGCAGTATGAGAGCTTCCGCCTGCCCTTCGCGGTGCTGCTCATCGTGCCCACCGCCCTGCTCGCCGCGATGACGGGCGTCTGGCTCACGGATGGCGACAACAACATCTTCACGCAGATCGGCCTGATCGTGCTCATCGGCCTCGCCGCGAAGAACGCGATCCTCATCGTGGAGTTCGCCGTGAAGCTGCGCGAGGAAGGCAAGGGTGTCGTCGAGGCCGCCGTCGAGGCTTCGAGGCTCCGCCTGCGTCCCATCCTGATGACCTCCATCGCCTTCATCGCGGGTGTGTTCCCGCTGGTCGTCGCAAGCGGCGCGGGCGCGGAGATGCGCACGGCGATGGGCGTCGCGGTGTTCGCCGGGATGATCGGCGTCACGTTCTTCGGACTGTTCCTCACCCCGATCTTCTACGTTGTGCTCGAGAGGGTGGGCGTGAAGAAACCACAACCGGAAATCCAATCATGA